One genomic region from Candidatus Hydrogenedens sp. encodes:
- a CDS encoding immunoglobulin domain-containing protein, producing MKKRYVPFNMIFIALMIFVVSLHIKAYPQCFQDQYDIDFIFNTLDSALADFLPTWYDYIDEYGQPQPGAWRQVQCQTSPYFSNADNDCNGINDNDHFDMLGAVLNGDMSRVLGNLNANEMQTIRNDFNYNKAVVESLQITIRNVQVKAYGLTGSTTITTGDKDVCVKLGITTLCVSQFVDDFEGVPTLWQLLEEQSPLFKNAMVNLIAGYMTVGEATGIDHLKSVFRVIIYTVLRDVLPSILGELKTDDIEVTVDANGTQITIKIYGSEIDRTVEEFVGNFNCSKFRCHPELLASTGNLNHDERNNYNSYTLAGGNRQAWMVNESIQNPPLQITAQPESQTVTSGTPVTFSIDQVGGENNGIPQIYKWEEIKIDDFSPIGSPVYSEDLTIAYPLPTTKPRYFTVTICDSLWTRRSAPAKLEVQYTPLEITEQPVGAQNLVPGEDSHTMSIDVRGGNNLPTYQWQKWDGANWVDLSGKTQKTISFNPIQLSDGGSYRCVVTSGSEQVASNEVEITILNRIRFEQPLQGGGVYIGESFTFVPVIAGEPNGTLHYLWKFNGEVIEGAEEDTLTIENAQLENMGYYTCVIYDDVYNITSTPAFLEVAEHMQIIQQPESGNGILGYDFTFTIGVSGGLGGVHYQWVRDGEFVGPDSPTFSLYPLQETDAGNYWCIVTDAREMLTSEQATLQVFPPFNFDIQPQGALKHTGESHTFEVAISGGYPPYRYQWRKNGVDIPYTDSVLVLENLQPSDSGIYTCFVSDQNAGATSAPAVLQVANWMSFIQHPQSATVYKGTTHTFSVVIDGGLGNVEYRWYKRLAGGININLGVNSPQLVLSNVQTDTAGNYFCEVQDNFETITSNIATLTVVDALTFTQNPTDTYLFAGGDLLFEVKTAGGMGTITYQWYKDSVPIGSSSNILSIPDVTYNTAGQYWCEATDLVKTTKSAVANLYVLRPIPADGFFVIANPMTGFQVVPQVSTVAFGQVFGILQPVPDSDDYTISLSGTHSVVNPTGMTINKGFPGVNGPVVFNVGNPPNLSFYSVIPNSKAAEIAMGMYYFIIYSQSYPDGEIRGQLQLMTNQWKLTIFVSGSGTTDPSPGTYPFWHEERVTLKATPSQGWAFQGWSGDVDTKDITSPTIEINMTKNRNITANFVQVIPEGEGVVEGSPDGILEGEGIIEGSPEGTPEGEGTIEGVPEGSQEGEGVVEGSPEGTPEGEGTIEGVPEGSQEGEGVVEGSSEGIPEGEGTAEGVPEGTTEGEIPAQHSADQNGNNKIDLGELLRVIQFFNSNGYRCVVPPETSEDGYVPGFDGDKSCRPHGSDYNPQDWTINLSELLRLIQFFNAGGYYLCPGIGEDNYCVGTT from the coding sequence ATGAAAAAAAGATATGTTCCTTTTAATATGATATTTATTGCACTTATGATTTTTGTAGTGAGCCTTCATATAAAGGCATACCCACAATGTTTTCAAGACCAATATGATATAGATTTTATATTTAATACATTAGACAGTGCTCTGGCAGATTTTTTGCCTACCTGGTATGATTACATTGATGAATATGGGCAACCACAACCCGGAGCATGGAGACAGGTTCAGTGTCAGACAAGTCCTTATTTTTCCAATGCAGATAACGATTGTAACGGTATAAACGATAATGACCATTTTGATATGTTAGGTGCTGTCTTAAATGGAGATATGTCCCGTGTATTAGGAAATCTTAATGCTAACGAAATGCAAACAATACGAAACGATTTTAATTACAACAAAGCAGTAGTAGAATCATTACAAATTACTATTCGGAACGTACAGGTGAAAGCTTATGGATTAACGGGTAGTACTACCATAACAACAGGAGATAAAGATGTTTGTGTAAAATTAGGTATAACAACGTTATGTGTGAGTCAATTTGTAGATGATTTTGAAGGTGTTCCGACTCTCTGGCAGTTATTGGAAGAGCAAAGTCCACTATTTAAAAATGCTATGGTAAATTTAATTGCAGGATATATGACTGTGGGTGAAGCCACGGGAATAGACCATTTAAAGAGTGTTTTTCGAGTCATTATTTATACAGTATTACGTGATGTTTTGCCGAGTATTTTGGGTGAATTAAAAACAGATGATATAGAAGTAACTGTTGACGCAAACGGAACTCAGATTACTATTAAAATTTATGGTTCAGAAATTGACCGAACAGTTGAAGAATTCGTTGGTAATTTTAATTGTTCAAAATTCCGTTGCCATCCTGAATTATTAGCATCCACAGGCAATTTAAACCATGATGAAAGAAACAACTACAACTCTTACACTTTAGCTGGTGGAAATCGTCAGGCATGGATGGTCAACGAATCTATTCAAAATCCACCTTTACAAATAACTGCTCAACCTGAATCACAAACAGTTACTTCCGGAACACCAGTTACTTTCTCTATTGACCAGGTAGGTGGAGAAAATAATGGCATCCCTCAAATATATAAATGGGAAGAAATAAAAATAGATGACTTTTCGCCTATTGGAAGTCCTGTTTATTCAGAAGACTTAACGATTGCTTATCCCCTACCTACAACTAAACCACGTTACTTTACGGTAACAATATGTGATAGTCTCTGGACACGACGCTCAGCTCCTGCAAAATTAGAAGTGCAATACACACCTTTGGAGATTACAGAACAACCTGTTGGTGCACAAAACCTTGTTCCCGGAGAAGACAGTCACACCATGTCCATTGATGTTCGTGGAGGTAATAACCTTCCTACTTACCAATGGCAAAAGTGGGACGGTGCAAATTGGGTAGATTTATCAGGTAAAACACAAAAAACAATATCATTTAACCCTATTCAGTTATCGGATGGTGGTTCATATCGCTGTGTTGTTACCAGTGGTTCAGAGCAAGTTGCTTCAAACGAAGTAGAAATAACCATATTAAATCGTATCCGTTTTGAGCAACCATTGCAGGGAGGTGGTGTCTATATTGGTGAATCATTTACTTTTGTTCCTGTGATTGCAGGAGAACCCAATGGGACTCTTCATTATTTATGGAAATTTAATGGCGAAGTCATTGAAGGTGCGGAAGAGGATACATTAACAATAGAAAATGCTCAATTGGAAAATATGGGTTATTACACATGTGTAATTTATGATGATGTATATAACATTACATCAACCCCAGCCTTCCTGGAAGTTGCGGAACACATGCAAATTATTCAACAACCCGAGTCAGGCAATGGTATCCTCGGTTATGATTTTACATTTACAATAGGAGTATCCGGAGGGTTAGGCGGGGTACACTATCAATGGGTACGTGATGGAGAATTCGTCGGACCTGATTCTCCTACATTTTCATTGTATCCATTACAAGAAACCGACGCAGGAAATTATTGGTGTATTGTAACCGATGCACGCGAAATGCTTACTTCAGAACAAGCAACATTACAAGTTTTCCCGCCATTTAATTTTGATATTCAGCCTCAGGGAGCCTTAAAACATACAGGTGAGAGTCATACCTTTGAAGTGGCGATATCAGGTGGCTATCCACCATATAGATACCAATGGAGAAAAAATGGTGTAGATATCCCATATACTGATTCTGTCTTAGTTTTAGAGAACTTACAACCCTCTGATTCTGGGATCTATACCTGTTTTGTTTCTGACCAAAACGCAGGTGCAACAAGTGCTCCTGCTGTTTTACAAGTTGCTAATTGGATGTCGTTTATTCAACATCCTCAATCTGCAACTGTTTATAAGGGAACAACACATACATTCTCTGTAGTGATTGATGGTGGTTTAGGAAATGTTGAATACCGATGGTACAAGAGATTAGCAGGTGGTATCAATATCAACTTAGGTGTGAACTCTCCACAATTAGTTCTCTCCAATGTTCAAACAGACACAGCAGGCAATTATTTCTGTGAAGTTCAGGATAACTTCGAAACTATCACATCAAATATAGCGACCCTTACAGTTGTGGATGCTTTAACCTTTACTCAAAACCCAACAGATACCTATCTCTTTGCAGGCGGAGATTTGTTATTTGAAGTTAAAACTGCAGGTGGCATGGGTACAATTACATATCAATGGTATAAGGATAGTGTTCCTATCGGCTCATCATCCAATATTCTAAGTATTCCTGATGTAACATATAACACTGCGGGTCAATATTGGTGTGAAGCAACCGATTTAGTGAAAACTACAAAATCAGCCGTTGCAAATCTTTACGTGTTACGACCTATCCCAGCAGATGGATTTTTCGTTATTGCAAATCCTATGACTGGTTTTCAGGTTGTTCCTCAAGTATCCACTGTGGCATTTGGACAAGTTTTTGGTATTTTACAACCCGTGCCTGATAGTGATGATTATACTATATCTTTATCAGGTACTCATTCCGTTGTTAACCCCACAGGAATGACGATAAATAAAGGATTTCCAGGGGTTAATGGTCCTGTCGTGTTTAATGTGGGCAATCCTCCTAATTTGTCGTTTTATTCAGTGATACCAAATAGCAAAGCGGCTGAAATAGCGATGGGAATGTATTATTTCATTATTTATTCACAGAGCTATCCAGATGGGGAAATTCGTGGACAATTGCAATTAATGACAAATCAATGGAAATTAACTATATTCGTTAGCGGTTCTGGAACAACAGACCCATCTCCAGGGACATATCCGTTTTGGCATGAAGAGCGAGTAACATTAAAGGCTACCCCTTCTCAAGGGTGGGCTTTCCAAGGTTGGTCTGGTGATGTTGACACAAAAGATATAACCTCACCAACAATTGAAATTAACATGACCAAAAACAGAAACATCACAGCCAACTTCGTTCAAGTTATTCCAGAAGGAGAAGGCGTGGTAGAGGGTTCACCTGATGGCATTTTAGAAGGTGAAGGTATTATCGAAGGTTCACCAGAAGGGACACCAGAAGGTGAAGGAACCATTGAAGGTGTGCCTGAAGGTTCACAAGAAGGTGAAGGCGTTGTCGAAGGCTCACCAGAAGGGACACCAGAAGGTGAAGGGACCATTGAAGGTGTTCCTGAAGGTTCACAAGAAGGTGAAGGTGTTGTCGAAGGCTCATCTGAAGGAATTCCTGAAGGTGAGGGAACTGCTGAGGGAGTCCCAGAAGGCACAACAGAAGGTGAAATACCAGCACAGCATTCCGCCGACCAGAATGGAAATAATAAAATTGATTTGGGTGAATTGCTCAGAGTGATTCAGTTCTTTAACTCTAATGGTTATCGCTGTGTAGTACCACCTGAAACATCTGAAGATGGTTATGTTCCTGGTTTTGATGGTGATAAATCATGCAGACCTCATGGTAGTGACTATAACCCACAAGATTGGACTATCAACCTGTCAGAATTATTGCGATTAATACAGTTCTTCAATGCTGGTGGTTATTATTTATGTCCTGGTATAGGTGAAGATAATTATTGTGTAGGTACAACGTAA